The following are from one region of the Vitis riparia cultivar Riparia Gloire de Montpellier isolate 1030 chromosome 9, EGFV_Vit.rip_1.0, whole genome shotgun sequence genome:
- the LOC117922388 gene encoding egg cell-secreted protein 1.4-like yields the protein MALKTLFLLVALTWLMANAAATRDLPTNPGLDLTTRLETSGGIVECWNALMEIRQCTNEIILFFLNGQAVLGPECCQAISIITRNCWPAMLTSLGFTAEEGNILQGYCNASSGPPTPASPPLYQVGMR from the coding sequence ATGGCTCTCAAGACTCTCTTCCTCCTGGTGGCACTCACCTGGCTCATGGCCAATGCAGCTGCAACCAGGGACCTGCCTACAAACCCGGGACTTGACCTCACCACCAGACTTGAAACCAGTGGAGGAATAGTTGAATGCTGGAACGCCCTCATGGAGATTAGGCAATGCACAAATGAGATCATCCTCTTCTTCCTCAACGGCCAGGCTGTTCTTGGCCCTGAATGTTGCCAGGCGATCAGCATCATCACCCGCAACTGCTGGCCGGCCATGCTCACTTCTCTAGGGTTCACGGCTGAGGAAGGCAACATACTGCAAGGCTACTGCAATGCGTCATCTGGGCCTCCTACACCAGCATCGCCTCCCCTGTATCAAGTGGGCATGAGGTGA